In a single window of the Miscanthus floridulus cultivar M001 unplaced genomic scaffold, ASM1932011v1 fs_505_1_2, whole genome shotgun sequence genome:
- the LOC136532020 gene encoding uncharacterized protein — HSRLSVCSSFVCAVAALAARARARARARQGCGGADYQGEGKGGQSMRSFSPVSGERRHRVDPGKTVEEARSGPGGGGRPSCREGAGGVVRASAAVRGCSNRPPQRRWRRRDPGPAASTVPFVALGGGGFLERPVSALGVLLLVLSLTGLAGALCLASCLLWLFLLILLLFAFTVFAFVVTNRGAGWVVSGRGYKEYRLGDYSTWMQRRVEDSQNWAKIRSCLQDGEVCQKLTARKETVAQFVNSNLSPMQVELQVFRKELDRSESFTVSIPAHTGGAMPASSYSDQSLTGS, encoded by the exons CCACTCTCGTCTGTCTGTTTGTTCTTCCTTCGTGTGTGCTGTGGCGGCGTTGGCTgctagggcgagggcgagggcgagggccagGCAGGGCTGCGGCGGCGCCGACTACCAGGGCGAGGGCAAGGGCGGCCAGAGCATGCGAAGCTTCTCACCAGTCTCCGGCGAACGGCGGCACCGCGTAGATCCGGGAAAGACGGTGGAGGAGGCGAGATccgggcccggcggcggcggccgaccCAGCTGCCGGGAGGGTGCGGGCGGCGTGGTGCGCGCGTCCGCGGCGGTCCGAGGTTGCTCAAATCGGCCGCCACAAAGACGGTGGAGGAGGCGAGATCCGGGACCGGCGGCGTCCACGGTCCCGTTCGTCGCGCTGGGGGGCGGTGGGTTCCTGGAGCGGCCCGTGAGCGCGCTGGGGGTGCTCCTCCTCGTGCTCTCCCTCACGGGCCTCGCGGGGGCACTCTGCCTCGCCTCGTGCCTCCTCTGGCTCTTCCTCCTCATCCTGCTCCTCTTCGCCTTCACCGTATTCGCCTTCGTCGTCACCAACCGCGGCGCCGGGTGGGTCGTCTCCGGCAGGGGGTACAAGGAGTACCGCCTCGGGGACTACTCCACCTGGATGCAGAGGAGGGTGGAGGACTCGCAGAACTGGGCCAAGATCCGGAGCTGCCTCCAGGACGGCGAGGTCTGCCAGAAGCTCACGGCCAGGAAGGAGACTGTCGCCCAGTTCGTCAACAGCAACCTCTCCCCGATGCAG GTAGAGTTACAAGTGTTTCGTAAGGAATTGGATAGATCTGAAAGTTTTACTGTGTCAATACCTGCACACACTGGTGGTGCAATGCCGGCATCTAGCTATTCAGATCAAAGCTTGACAG GAAGTTAG